Proteins co-encoded in one Flavivirga eckloniae genomic window:
- a CDS encoding aminotransferase class I/II-fold pyridoxal phosphate-dependent enzyme, whose translation MFPKKLHSKLEERKANNALRQLEAPRNLVDFSSNDYLGFSKSETIFNNTHQYLIDYNIIHNGATGSRLLSGNHPLFNTVETQLSDYHNSESALVFNSGYDANVGFFSCVPQRGDVILYDEYIHASIRDGIRLSNAKAYKFKHNDLDDIEQQILRYFDSAQHGLSQNDSNNIYIVTESIFSMDGDSPNLKGITQLCKKNNALLIVDEAHAVGVFGEGGAGLIQHLKLEKDIFARIVTFGKAIGAHGAAIIGSESLKQYLVNFSRSFIYTTALPPHTLANIHAAYHELATSITKAQLHNNIAHFKSEVVKNELQNRFIESHSAIHCCIIPGNDMVKSIAQKFQEHGFNIKPILSPTVPKNQERLRFCLHAFNSKEDISKVLKLLATFVTKSY comes from the coding sequence ATGTTTCCAAAAAAACTACATAGTAAGCTGGAAGAACGTAAGGCTAACAATGCTTTACGACAGTTGGAAGCGCCTCGCAATTTAGTGGATTTTTCATCTAACGATTATTTGGGCTTTTCAAAATCCGAAACCATTTTTAATAATACGCACCAGTATTTAATTGATTATAACATAATCCATAACGGAGCAACAGGCTCTCGTCTGCTCTCAGGAAATCACCCACTTTTTAATACAGTAGAAACCCAATTATCCGATTACCATAACAGCGAGTCTGCCTTAGTTTTTAATTCTGGTTACGATGCAAATGTGGGCTTCTTTTCTTGCGTCCCACAACGTGGCGATGTTATTTTATACGACGAATATATTCATGCATCCATTCGCGATGGTATAAGGCTTTCTAATGCTAAGGCTTATAAGTTTAAGCATAATGACTTAGATGACATAGAACAACAGATTCTTCGATACTTCGACTCCGCTCAGCACGGGCTTTCTCAAAATGACAGTAACAATATATATATTGTTACAGAATCCATTTTCTCAATGGATGGCGATTCGCCGAATTTAAAGGGTATCACCCAGCTATGTAAAAAAAACAATGCTTTATTGATTGTAGACGAAGCCCATGCGGTTGGTGTTTTTGGAGAAGGAGGCGCTGGTCTAATTCAGCATTTAAAACTGGAAAAAGACATTTTTGCTAGAATCGTCACCTTTGGAAAAGCCATTGGGGCTCATGGCGCAGCTATTATAGGAAGTGAATCTCTCAAACAATATTTAGTAAACTTTTCCCGAAGTTTTATTTATACCACAGCTTTACCTCCTCATACTTTAGCTAATATTCATGCTGCCTATCATGAATTGGCTACAAGCATAACCAAAGCGCAACTTCATAACAATATCGCCCATTTTAAAAGCGAGGTTGTTAAAAACGAGCTTCAAAATCGTTTTATAGAAAGTCATTCTGCTATACATTGTTGTATTATTCCCGGGAATGATATGGTAAAATCAATTGCCCAAAAATTTCAAGAACATGGCTTTAATATAAAACCCATATTATCGCCAACAGTTCCAAAAAATCAAGAACGATTACGTTTTTGTTTGCATGCTTTTAATTCTAAAGAAGACATATCAAAAGTTTTAAAACTACTTGCTACTTTTGTGACAAAGTCGTATTGA
- a CDS encoding DUF3157 family protein, whose amino-acid sequence MKYKLNYPSLMKTLSFLLLFTMSCIGFAQNNHIVKTEDGRRVLLKADFTWEYIDLVKPEPTSDNNLKPKESKNCGLTEDFVEPKLNMKIQGQLKRGKATIHHIKKKVAKDYNCTLDDVVLLSFSEHKAKGEYHFCAKGIKVAYKRIGNSIVKKNKFF is encoded by the coding sequence TTGAAATACAAATTGAATTATCCATCACTCATGAAAACACTATCCTTTCTTTTATTATTTACCATGTCTTGTATCGGTTTTGCTCAAAACAATCATATTGTAAAAACTGAGGACGGGAGACGTGTTTTGCTTAAAGCCGATTTTACCTGGGAATATATTGATTTGGTAAAACCAGAACCTACATCAGATAATAATTTAAAACCAAAAGAAAGTAAGAATTGTGGCTTAACTGAAGATTTTGTTGAACCTAAATTAAACATGAAAATTCAGGGACAATTAAAAAGAGGTAAAGCGACTATTCATCATATAAAAAAGAAGGTTGCTAAAGATTACAATTGTACTTTAGACGATGTTGTGCTGTTGTCATTTTCAGAACATAAGGCAAAGGGCGAATATCATTTTTGTGCCAAAGGTATCAAAGTAGCGTATAAGCGTATTGGTAATTCTATCGTGAAGAAGAACAAATTTTTTTAG
- a CDS encoding LexA family protein, translated as MILHKSQHLTFFTPKSISGSGAPFFDTGISAGFPSPAEDFKEQRLSLDKELIKNKEATFFARVSGQSMIGAGLDDNDLLVIDRSIEPTNNKIAVCFLDGEFTVKRLKVDKDEVWLQPENPNYPIIRITNENDFIIWGIVTNVIKKV; from the coding sequence ATGATATTACATAAATCACAACACTTAACGTTTTTTACTCCAAAGTCAATAAGTGGTTCTGGAGCACCTTTTTTTGATACAGGAATTTCGGCAGGATTTCCTTCGCCGGCTGAAGATTTTAAGGAACAGAGATTGTCTTTAGATAAAGAACTTATTAAGAATAAGGAAGCCACTTTTTTTGCACGTGTTAGTGGGCAATCTATGATTGGTGCAGGGTTAGATGATAATGATTTACTGGTTATAGATAGAAGTATAGAGCCTACAAACAATAAAATAGCAGTTTGCTTTTTAGATGGAGAGTTTACGGTAAAACGCTTAAAAGTTGATAAGGATGAGGTTTGGTTGCAGCCAGAAAACCCTAATTACCCAATAATTAGAATTACTAATGAGAACGATTTTATTATTTGGGGTATTGTAACTAATGTCATTAAAAAAGTATAG
- a CDS encoding Y-family DNA polymerase, whose translation MYALVDCNNFYASCERVFNPNLRNKPIAILSNNDGCVISRSDEAKALGLPMGAPIFKWEGFCKANNINVLSSNYPLYGDMSSRVMTILEQFTPDVEVYSIDEAFVQFKGFENYDFDDYGIQMRQRILKWTGIPTCVGIAPTKALSKVANKIARKFPNETKGVYVIDSEEKRIKALKWIKLGAVWGIGRGLQKRLKARGCKTALDFVQLPDEWVRKTFSITEWRLKKDLEGIAKLELDELQTKRAIATTRSFEYTFSDIDNIKERISTFATSCAEKLRKQGSSCHIIYVILRSDRHKKNEKQHRTSKVVNLPYPTNSSLVISNYAVKSVVSIFKKGIKYKRAGVVVTGLVPTNNHQLHLFENEDPKHEPLMRAIDRLNAKYENYKIKLGNQDLKRTWKMRQERLSPRYTTNINDIIKVK comes from the coding sequence ATGTATGCCTTAGTAGATTGTAATAACTTTTATGCGTCTTGCGAACGTGTTTTTAATCCTAATTTGCGCAACAAACCTATTGCTATTTTAAGTAATAACGATGGCTGTGTTATCTCTCGAAGTGATGAGGCTAAGGCTTTGGGACTTCCAATGGGAGCTCCTATTTTTAAATGGGAGGGGTTTTGTAAAGCAAATAATATTAATGTGCTGTCCTCAAATTATCCATTGTACGGCGATATGAGCAGCCGGGTTATGACTATTCTGGAACAGTTTACTCCAGATGTGGAGGTGTATAGTATCGATGAGGCATTTGTGCAATTTAAGGGTTTTGAGAATTACGATTTTGATGATTATGGCATCCAGATGAGACAGCGTATTTTAAAATGGACTGGTATTCCTACCTGTGTTGGAATTGCACCAACAAAGGCTTTGAGTAAGGTTGCTAATAAAATAGCGCGGAAGTTTCCAAATGAAACCAAAGGAGTATATGTAATCGATTCTGAAGAAAAAAGAATTAAAGCGCTTAAATGGATAAAGTTGGGAGCTGTTTGGGGTATTGGTCGCGGATTGCAGAAACGACTAAAGGCAAGGGGATGTAAAACAGCATTAGATTTTGTTCAACTGCCAGACGAATGGGTGCGCAAAACCTTTTCAATAACCGAATGGAGGCTAAAAAAAGATTTGGAGGGCATCGCTAAGTTGGAGTTGGATGAGCTTCAAACAAAAAGAGCAATTGCAACTACCAGAAGTTTTGAGTATACCTTTTCGGATATTGATAATATTAAAGAGCGAATTTCAACGTTTGCAACAAGTTGTGCCGAAAAGTTACGTAAACAAGGTTCTAGCTGTCATATTATTTATGTTATTTTAAGGAGTGATAGGCATAAAAAAAATGAGAAACAGCATAGGACTAGTAAAGTTGTAAATTTACCATATCCTACCAATTCGTCTTTGGTTATTAGTAATTATGCCGTTAAAAGTGTGGTATCCATTTTTAAAAAAGGGATAAAGTATAAGCGAGCTGGTGTTGTTGTAACAGGATTGGTGCCAACAAACAACCACCAATTGCATTTATTTGAAAATGAAGATCCAAAACATGAACCTTTAATGCGTGCTATAGATAGGTTAAATGCTAAATATGAAAATTATAAAATCAAGTTGGGAAATCAAGACTTAAAGCGCACCTGGAAAATGCGGCAAGAACGATTATCTCCAAGATATACAACGAATATTAACGATATTATTAAGGTAAAATGA
- a CDS encoding helix-turn-helix domain-containing protein, translated as MSIIVNLDVMLAKRKMKSKDLADIIGITTANLSILKSGKAKAVRFSTLEAICKALDCQPADILEYIED; from the coding sequence ATGTCAATTATAGTAAATCTTGATGTCATGCTTGCTAAGCGTAAAATGAAAAGCAAAGACCTGGCAGATATTATTGGTATTACGACCGCGAACCTTTCAATTTTAAAATCAGGAAAGGCAAAGGCTGTGCGCTTTTCTACTCTCGAAGCTATATGCAAGGCTTTAGATTGCCAACCAGCGGACATATTAGAATATATTGAGGATTAG
- a CDS encoding CPBP family intramembrane glutamic endopeptidase, translating to MEIQKKYSWQVAMGLLVLFVLGALVNVPFSRELKRLKLKQRETDTKLMEPISSVLIDTGISSVIIGTIFIFIGLWVCRKANLGAPGLAAFFSKHSNLKYFSKKIMLFSIIIGSIIALILLGLFEVQKIFYPIVAVNERPSKTFYILASFSAAIIEEVIFRLGVMSLIITVIQYFKMEHPISNTVIWTGIILSSIIFGLIHLPMTSNFFELTTFTICITMIGNLITGCTFGWVYWKWGLLNAMLSHFVFDIFFHVVGSPFA from the coding sequence ATGGAAATTCAGAAAAAGTATAGCTGGCAAGTTGCAATGGGGCTTCTCGTACTTTTTGTACTTGGAGCCCTTGTAAATGTACCTTTTTCCAGAGAGCTGAAAAGATTGAAATTAAAGCAGAGGGAAACAGATACAAAACTAATGGAGCCTATATCGAGTGTATTAATTGATACGGGAATTAGTAGTGTTATAATCGGGACTATTTTTATTTTTATAGGTTTATGGGTATGTAGAAAAGCTAATTTAGGTGCTCCAGGGCTTGCAGCTTTTTTTTCTAAACATTCTAACCTTAAATATTTTAGTAAAAAAATTATGCTCTTCAGTATTATTATTGGCTCAATAATAGCTTTAATATTGCTTGGGCTTTTTGAGGTTCAAAAAATATTTTATCCGATAGTAGCTGTAAATGAGCGCCCTTCAAAAACATTTTACATATTGGCATCTTTTTCGGCTGCCATTATTGAAGAAGTGATCTTTCGGTTAGGTGTAATGTCTTTAATTATCACGGTTATTCAATATTTCAAAATGGAGCATCCAATATCTAATACCGTCATATGGACAGGTATTATTCTGTCGAGTATTATATTTGGACTAATTCATTTACCTATGACTAGTAATTTTTTTGAGCTTACAACTTTTACTATTTGTATAACTATGATTGGAAATTTAATCACAGGATGTACATTTGGTTGGGTTTATTGGAAATGGGGCTTGCTTAATGCAATGCTTTCTCATTTTGTTTTTGATATTTTTTTTCATGTTGTAGGCTCACCATTTGCATAA
- a CDS encoding F0F1 ATP synthase subunit epsilon — MYLEIVSPEATLFSGEVTSVAVPGVNGEFEMLNNHAPIVSLLKEGVVKISGNIELDEEVQDKFVKGEKDKTLLKINSGTIEMKDNKIIVLAD, encoded by the coding sequence ATGTATTTAGAAATTGTATCACCAGAAGCAACCTTATTTAGCGGAGAAGTAACTAGTGTTGCTGTTCCTGGAGTTAATGGGGAATTCGAAATGTTAAACAATCACGCTCCTATAGTATCCTTATTAAAAGAGGGTGTTGTAAAGATTTCAGGAAACATTGAATTGGATGAAGAAGTTCAAGATAAATTTGTTAAAGGTGAAAAAGACAAAACCTTATTAAAAATTAACTCTGGAACTATTGAAATGAAAGACAATAAAATTATTGTTTTAGCAGATTAA
- a CDS encoding putative signal transducing protein — MSDTFKTIARFQYSSEAQIIKGRLEAEGIQVFLSDHITIDTDPLVSNAIGGVKLKVLSRQALKAQHILNSIEKYSIDDEGNSICCPNCKSEKVELFSTIKDAKSLFWFIFGFLFSVFPFYTKHKYKCEDCKTEFDLK; from the coding sequence ATGAGTGATACATTTAAAACAATAGCCAGATTTCAATATTCATCTGAAGCGCAAATCATTAAAGGACGATTGGAAGCCGAAGGTATTCAGGTTTTTTTATCAGATCATATTACTATTGATACCGATCCTTTAGTAAGTAATGCTATTGGTGGTGTAAAATTAAAAGTATTGTCGCGTCAGGCATTAAAGGCTCAGCACATACTTAATTCTATTGAAAAGTACTCTATTGATGATGAGGGCAACTCCATCTGCTGCCCAAATTGCAAAAGCGAAAAAGTGGAATTATTTTCTACAATAAAAGATGCTAAATCATTATTCTGGTTTATTTTTGGATTCCTATTCTCAGTTTTTCCATTTTATACCAAGCACAAGTATAAATGCGAAGATTGTAAAACAGAATTCGATTTAAAATGA
- a CDS encoding CPBP family intramembrane glutamic endopeptidase, with amino-acid sequence MKAIIITPLKQISFKDCLIDLVIYITFLFLAREIYIQSIGLIASVLVGSFIALSVATWRMKTRHVDWKDLGLCKPKSWKRTIMIALLIIVVSITSIMIIEVLKDIFPDLFSFENSNRGRKHKGPRFGKLEGNLPLFFSIIFFIWLESMLEELIDRGFLMNWLERLFSNIPYATIIAITIQAALFGYRHSYSLSERSITVGVLGFIMGVAYMYLGRNLWALIIAHCVLNTFSMLERVF; translated from the coding sequence ATGAAAGCGATAATAATTACTCCCTTAAAGCAGATTAGTTTTAAAGATTGTCTCATAGATTTAGTCATTTATATAACTTTTTTGTTTTTAGCCAGAGAAATATATATACAAAGTATTGGGCTTATTGCAAGTGTTCTTGTTGGGTCTTTTATAGCATTATCTGTAGCTACATGGCGGATGAAGACAAGACATGTTGATTGGAAGGACTTAGGTTTATGTAAGCCAAAAAGCTGGAAAAGAACCATAATGATAGCTTTATTAATTATTGTGGTAAGTATTACTTCAATTATGATTATTGAAGTATTGAAAGATATATTTCCTGACCTATTTAGTTTTGAGAATTCTAATAGAGGCAGAAAACATAAAGGTCCCAGATTTGGTAAGTTAGAAGGAAACCTTCCATTGTTTTTCTCTATTATATTTTTCATTTGGCTGGAATCAATGCTAGAGGAATTAATCGATAGAGGTTTTCTAATGAATTGGCTGGAACGCTTATTTTCAAATATACCTTATGCAACTATCATTGCAATTACTATTCAGGCAGCTCTTTTTGGGTATAGACATTCGTATAGTTTATCGGAAAGATCTATTACTGTTGGAGTGCTTGGTTTTATAATGGGAGTTGCGTATATGTATTTGGGGCGGAATTTATGGGCTTTAATTATCGCCCATTGTGTGCTTAATACGTTTTCGATGCTTGAAAGAGTATTTTAA
- the atpD gene encoding F0F1 ATP synthase subunit beta, with product MSKITGKVAQIVGPVIDVEFGAGSELPKIYDSLEIKRPDGSLLVLEVQSHIGEDTVRTIAMDSSDGLSRGTEVTATGAPIQMPIGDDVYGRLFNVIGDAIDGLGDLPKADDNGLPIHRQAPKFEDLSTSTEVLFTGIKVIDLIEPYAKGGKIGLFGGAGVGKTVLIQELINNIAKGHGGLSVFAGVGERTREGNDLLREMLESGIIRYGDDFMHSMEEGGWDLSKVDKSKMKESKATFVFGQMNEPPGARARVALSGLTIAEYFRDGAGEGQGKDVLFFVDNIFRFTQAGSEVSALLGRMPSAVGYQPTLATEMGAMQERITSTKRGSITSVQAVYVPADDLTDPAPATTFAHLDATTVLSRKIAELGIYPAVDPLDSTSRILTADILGDDHYNCAQRVKELLQRYKELQDIIAILGMEELSEEDKLAVGRARRVQRFLSQPFHVAEQFTGIPGVLVDIKETIKGFNMIMDGELDHLPEAAFNLKGTIEEAIEAGDKMLAEA from the coding sequence ATGTCTAAAATTACAGGTAAAGTTGCACAAATAGTAGGTCCGGTTATCGATGTTGAATTCGGTGCTGGTTCAGAACTTCCAAAAATTTACGATTCATTAGAAATTAAAAGACCTGATGGTTCTTTATTAGTATTAGAAGTACAATCTCACATTGGTGAAGATACAGTTCGTACTATCGCTATGGATTCATCTGATGGATTAAGTAGAGGTACAGAAGTTACTGCTACTGGTGCTCCTATACAAATGCCGATTGGTGATGATGTTTACGGACGTTTATTTAATGTAATTGGTGATGCTATTGATGGTCTTGGAGATTTACCAAAAGCCGATGATAACGGATTACCAATTCACCGTCAAGCACCTAAATTTGAAGATCTATCAACTTCTACAGAAGTTTTATTTACAGGTATTAAAGTAATCGACTTAATTGAGCCTTATGCAAAAGGTGGTAAAATTGGATTATTTGGTGGTGCTGGTGTAGGCAAAACAGTATTGATTCAGGAACTAATTAACAATATTGCAAAAGGTCACGGTGGTCTTTCAGTATTTGCTGGAGTTGGAGAAAGAACTCGTGAAGGAAATGACCTTTTAAGAGAGATGTTAGAATCTGGAATTATCCGTTATGGTGATGATTTTATGCACTCTATGGAAGAAGGCGGATGGGATTTATCTAAAGTTGATAAGTCTAAAATGAAAGAATCTAAAGCAACTTTCGTATTCGGACAGATGAATGAGCCTCCAGGAGCACGTGCTCGTGTGGCATTATCTGGTTTAACTATTGCTGAGTATTTCCGTGATGGTGCTGGTGAAGGTCAAGGGAAAGATGTATTATTCTTCGTAGATAATATCTTCCGTTTTACACAAGCTGGTTCTGAGGTATCTGCATTACTTGGTCGTATGCCTTCTGCGGTAGGTTACCAACCAACATTAGCAACAGAAATGGGTGCGATGCAAGAGCGTATTACATCAACTAAAAGAGGTTCTATTACATCTGTACAAGCGGTTTACGTACCTGCAGATGATTTAACAGACCCTGCTCCTGCAACAACATTTGCCCACTTAGATGCAACAACAGTATTATCTCGTAAAATTGCCGAGCTAGGTATTTACCCTGCTGTGGATCCATTAGATTCTACATCAAGAATCTTAACAGCTGATATCTTAGGAGATGATCACTATAACTGTGCACAACGTGTTAAAGAGTTGCTACAACGTTATAAAGAATTACAAGATATTATCGCTATTCTTGGTATGGAAGAATTATCTGAAGAAGATAAATTAGCTGTAGGTAGAGCAAGACGTGTACAACGTTTCTTATCACAGCCTTTCCACGTAGCAGAACAGTTTACAGGTATACCAGGTGTATTAGTAGATATTAAAGAAACAATAAAAGGGTTTAATATGATTATGGATGGTGAATTAGATCACTTACCAGAAGCGGCGTTTAACCTTAAAGGAACTATTGAAGAAGCTATCGAGGCTGGAGATAAAATGTTGGCTGAGGCCTAA
- the bioD gene encoding dethiobiotin synthase has protein sequence MKKIFITGISTDVGKTIASAIVTEALQADYWKPIQAGEIEHGDKDTVEKLISNTKTTIHPNSYALETPMSPHAAADIDGVSISIKEIKEPETKNHLIIEGAGGLLVPINDTQTVLDLIKPDYKVIVVSRHYLGSINHTLLTINALKDKGFDVSIIYSGNEHKTTEDIIKKMTKTPVIGRINEEPYFDKNVVSDYAELFRDML, from the coding sequence ATGAAGAAAATTTTCATTACTGGAATATCTACAGATGTTGGTAAAACTATTGCCTCTGCTATAGTTACCGAAGCTTTGCAAGCAGACTATTGGAAACCTATTCAGGCAGGTGAAATAGAACATGGTGATAAAGACACTGTTGAAAAGCTTATTAGCAATACCAAAACTACAATTCATCCAAACAGTTATGCATTAGAAACACCTATGAGTCCTCATGCCGCAGCAGACATTGATGGTGTTTCAATTAGCATAAAGGAAATTAAAGAACCTGAAACAAAAAACCATTTAATTATTGAAGGTGCCGGTGGCTTGTTAGTTCCAATAAACGACACACAAACGGTTTTAGATCTTATTAAACCCGATTATAAAGTAATTGTTGTTTCAAGGCATTATTTAGGAAGTATTAATCATACTTTACTAACAATAAATGCCCTAAAGGATAAAGGGTTTGATGTCTCGATTATTTATAGTGGAAACGAACATAAAACAACGGAAGATATCATTAAAAAAATGACAAAGACTCCCGTTATCGGACGCATTAACGAGGAACCTTATTTTGATAAAAATGTGGTGAGTGACTATGCTGAATTGTTTCGGGACATGTTGTAA
- a CDS encoding GNAT family N-acetyltransferase: protein MIQIVYKRAETDEELQQILDLQQVNIKSSLSNDTMKSEGFVSVTHTLDVLKRMNEACPHIIVKHKGKVVGYALCMLNAFRNDVPALKPMFEYMDGIIRSKNLSELRYLIMGQICIDKEYRKQGVFRNLYRCYREELSPNFDAVITEVNSKNIRSSKAHHAIGFEPLDVHTEAGEDWELIIWKWT from the coding sequence ATGATTCAAATCGTTTATAAGCGAGCTGAAACGGATGAGGAGTTGCAGCAGATTTTAGACTTACAGCAGGTCAATATTAAATCATCACTATCTAATGATACTATGAAGTCGGAAGGCTTTGTTTCTGTAACACATACGCTTGATGTTTTAAAGCGTATGAATGAAGCATGTCCGCATATAATCGTTAAGCATAAAGGGAAAGTTGTTGGTTATGCTTTGTGTATGCTTAATGCTTTTAGAAATGATGTGCCAGCACTCAAACCAATGTTTGAATATATGGATGGTATAATAAGATCGAAGAATTTATCAGAACTTCGTTATTTAATAATGGGGCAGATTTGTATCGATAAGGAGTATCGTAAACAAGGGGTTTTTAGAAATCTATACCGGTGTTATAGAGAAGAACTAAGTCCAAACTTCGATGCTGTAATAACAGAAGTGAACTCTAAAAATATACGGTCGTCTAAAGCCCATCATGCCATAGGATTCGAACCGTTGGATGTGCATACTGAAGCTGGCGAAGATTGGGAGCTAATTATCTGGAAATGGACATAA
- a CDS encoding SGNH/GDSL hydrolase family protein, with amino-acid sequence MNIKYIYLFVFVLGFFACDEDDNFLPQEVILPELTTGSADFSNYVALGASFTSGFTDGALFKAAQENSFPNILSKEFAKIGGSDFTQPLMNDNIGGLLLGNIPNSRFGPRLYFYSDQDDTDDFGSGPYPLGVVPHEQDFTPEIPTTEGTSVLGDSFKNMGVPGAKSFHLLFDGYGNPTGLQTVPATANPYFVRMASSSNATMLGDAMAQSPTFFTLSEIGGNDVLGYATSGGDGSNTITPVAGPPGVGFNETFGAIVTTLTSGGAKGAVTNVPYITDLPHFTTVPYNPLTPSNPDFGPQIPTLNGIFGQLNQVYAFLNAPERSIVFSETEASAVVIKDETLTDLSAEITTTLLASPTFPVLVQSFGLPAQAAPLVANLLGVTYGQTRQATEDDIFVLPSSSVIGTVNTDNVQALVLQGLSLELAGQFSAEGITLPLADKWVLLPSEQEEIKIATDAYNTTIAAVVNANDAIALVDLNAILTELSSMGIDFDGFNLNADLVTGGAVGLDGIHLTARGYALMANKFLEAIDDAFGSNFIESGNIAKANDYPTNYSPTLQ; translated from the coding sequence ATGAATATTAAATATATATACCTTTTTGTTTTTGTTTTAGGTTTTTTTGCTTGCGACGAAGACGATAATTTCTTACCACAAGAAGTAATATTACCAGAACTTACAACAGGTTCCGCAGATTTTTCAAATTATGTAGCTCTGGGTGCTTCATTTACATCAGGTTTTACAGATGGTGCATTATTTAAAGCAGCTCAAGAAAATTCGTTTCCTAATATTTTATCAAAAGAATTTGCTAAAATAGGTGGTAGTGATTTTACACAACCTTTAATGAATGACAATATAGGAGGGCTTCTTCTTGGAAATATACCAAATTCTAGATTTGGACCTAGACTTTATTTTTATAGTGATCAAGATGATACTGATGACTTTGGTTCAGGTCCTTACCCTTTAGGAGTAGTGCCTCATGAACAGGATTTCACTCCTGAAATACCAACTACTGAAGGTACAAGTGTTTTAGGTGATTCTTTTAAAAATATGGGAGTTCCGGGAGCAAAAAGCTTTCATTTATTATTTGATGGCTATGGTAATCCGACTGGTTTACAAACTGTACCCGCAACAGCAAATCCATACTTTGTTAGAATGGCATCTAGCTCGAATGCAACTATGCTGGGTGATGCCATGGCTCAAAGCCCAACATTTTTTACATTATCAGAAATAGGTGGCAACGATGTATTGGGATACGCAACATCTGGAGGAGACGGTTCAAATACAATAACTCCTGTGGCTGGACCTCCCGGAGTAGGTTTTAATGAAACTTTTGGAGCTATAGTAACTACTTTAACATCCGGGGGTGCAAAAGGTGCTGTAACTAACGTGCCTTATATTACAGATTTACCACACTTTACTACGGTACCTTACAATCCATTAACACCATCAAATCCGGATTTTGGACCTCAAATCCCAACTCTTAACGGTATTTTTGGTCAATTAAATCAAGTATATGCTTTTCTTAACGCTCCAGAGCGTTCCATTGTATTTTCCGAAACAGAAGCTAGCGCTGTTGTTATTAAAGATGAAACTTTAACAGATTTATCTGCCGAAATTACAACTACTTTGCTTGCTAGTCCTACGTTTCCTGTACTTGTACAATCTTTCGGTTTACCTGCACAGGCAGCACCTCTAGTAGCAAATTTATTAGGAGTTACTTATGGGCAAACCAGACAAGCAACAGAGGACGACATATTTGTTTTACCAAGCAGTAGTGTTATTGGTACTGTAAATACAGATAATGTACAGGCATTAGTACTTCAAGGCTTGTCTTTAGAATTAGCTGGCCAATTTTCAGCAGAAGGTATTACCCTTCCATTAGCTGATAAATGGGTGTTGTTACCAAGCGAACAAGAAGAAATAAAAATAGCTACAGATGCCTATAACACAACTATTGCTGCTGTAGTAAATGCAAATGATGCTATTGCCTTAGTAGATCTTAATGCTATTCTTACTGAATTATCCAGTATGGGCATTGATTTTGATGGGTTTAACTTAAACGCAGATTTAGTTACCGGCGGTGCCGTTGGGTTAGACGGAATTCATTTAACAGCAAGAGGCTATGCCCTAATGGCAAACAAATTTCTGGAAGCTATCGACGATGCTTTTGGGTCTAACTTTATTGAATCTGGAAATATTGCCAAAGCGAATGATTATCCAACAAATTACTCGCCTACATTACAATAA